One segment of Mycolicibacterium neworleansense DNA contains the following:
- a CDS encoding MerR family transcriptional regulator yields the protein MVEYRLEDLARISGVSARNIRAYRERGLLDSPRRVGRSAYYSERHLAQLTAISQLLAKGFNSAHIAEFFAALRNGTDLADALGIQGADLYQPKALTLNVDPGDDDVRTLVEFGLVHIVEGAAEVADPALVAIVAGAEDQRRCIRIMAHLARSTDAAIDQLAGSAVSALAGCREAASGPAGRELAQAVVSVGLDRALRARLATAD from the coding sequence TTGGTTGAGTATCGCCTCGAAGACCTGGCGCGTATTTCCGGCGTCAGCGCTCGCAATATCCGCGCTTATCGAGAGCGCGGCCTCCTCGATTCGCCGCGGCGCGTCGGGCGTTCGGCGTACTACAGCGAGCGGCATCTGGCTCAGCTCACGGCGATCAGCCAGCTACTGGCCAAGGGTTTCAACTCGGCGCACATCGCCGAGTTCTTCGCGGCCCTGCGCAACGGCACGGATCTCGCCGACGCGCTGGGAATCCAGGGTGCGGACTTGTACCAGCCGAAGGCGTTGACGCTGAACGTGGATCCCGGTGACGACGACGTCCGGACGCTCGTCGAGTTCGGGTTGGTGCACATCGTCGAGGGTGCCGCCGAGGTGGCCGACCCGGCGCTGGTTGCGATAGTCGCGGGTGCCGAGGATCAGCGCCGCTGTATCCGGATCATGGCGCACCTCGCCCGGTCGACGGATGCGGCGATCGATCAGCTGGCCGGGTCGGCCGTCTCGGCGCTCGCCGGATGCCGGGAGGCCGCTTCCGGTCCGGCCGGGCGCGAGCTGGCCCAGGCGGTGGTGTCGGTGGGGCTGGACCGGGCCCTGCGGGCCCGTTTGGCCACCGCCGACTAG
- a CDS encoding type I polyketide synthase, protein MTIYEHDRVSSGRNDDSGSDGRQADSTHALVDRLSAGEPYAVAFGGQGSAWLETLEELVSSAGIETELATLAGEAELLLEPVASELVVVRPIGFEPLQWVRALAAEEPVPSDKQLTSAAVSVPGVLLTQIAAVRALARQGMDLAATPPVAVAGHSQGVLAVEALAAKGANDVQLLALAQLIGAAGTLVARRRGITVLGDRPPMVSVTNAEPERIYELLEEFSQDVRTVLPPVLSIRNGRRSVVITGTPEQLSRFELYCNQIAEKEEAERKSKVRGGAVFAPVFDPVQVEVGFHTPRLADGVEIVGRWAEAVGIDVKLAREMTEAILVSQVDWVDEITELHEAGARWILDLGPGDILTRLTAPVVRGLGIGIVPAATRGGQRNLFTIGAVPEVARPWSSYAPTVVSLPDGSVKLSTKFTRLTGRSPILLAGMTPTTVDAKIVAAAANAGHWAELAGGGQVTEPIFNDRIAELGELLEPGRAIQFNTLFLDPYLWKLQVGGKRLVQRARQSGAPIDGVVVSAGIPDLEEAVELIGELNDLGISHVVFKPGTVEQIRSVIRIAAEVPTKPVIVHIEGGRAGGHHSWEDLDDLLLATYSELRSRSNVTICVGGGIGTPERSAEYLSGRWSATHGYPLMPIDGILVGTAAMAALEATTSPQVKQLLVDTKGTEAWVGAGKASGGMASGRSQLGADIHEIDNTASRCGRLLDEVAGDADAVAARRDEIIAAMANTAKPYFGDVAEMTYLQWLRRYIELAIGEGNSTADTKRDHSPWLDITWRDRFEQMLKRAEARLHAQDFGPIETLFDSAGDGERLLEDPKAALTALVSAYPDAASVQLHPADVPFFVELCKTLGKPVNFVPVIDKDVRRWWRSDSLWQAHDARYDADQVCVIPGTAAVAGITRVDEPVGELLDRFEQAAVDEVLAAGAQPQAVLSRRQGRDDVTGPLAVLLDAPDVLWAGRTSVNPVHRIAPAAEWLVREGSAKRSASHPSTGARLEVADEQHVVLSVPLSGTWIDIRFTLTDAVRSGGAPVVEVADAATAMRSVLAIAAGVDGPDALPPVVDGTATVTVGWNPEQVADHTGVTATFGAPLAPTLTVVPDALVGRCWPAVFAAIGSAATDSGFPVVEGLLSLVHLDHAAHLLAALPTEPAELTVTATASAATDTEVGRVVPVSVTVRSADGTELAKLEERFAIRGRTGEAELTDPVRAGGAISDNATDTPRRRRRDVTVGAPVDMRPFAVVSGDHNPIHTDRAAALLAGLESPIVHGMWLSAAAQHVLTATDGKPVPPAKLVGWTARFLGMVKPGDEVDFRVDRVGIDVGAEVVEVQARIGSELVMAATARLAAPKTVYAFPGQGIQSKGMGMEVRARSKAARKIWDKADKFTRETLGFSVLHVVRDNPTSLIASGVHYEHPEGVLYLTQFTQVAMATTAAAQVAEMREQGAFVEGAIACGHSVGEYTALACVSGVIELEGLLEAVFHRGSKMHDIVPRDERGRSNYRLAAIRPSQIDLADEDVESFVAEIAERTGEFLQIVNFNLRGSQYAIAGTVRGLEALEEEVERRREISGGKRSFILVPGIDVPFHSSVLRVGVDDFRRSLERVLPRDRDPELVVGRYIPNLVPRPFTLDRDFIQEIRDLVPAEPLDEILADYDTWRNERPIELCRKIVIELLAWQFASPVRWIETQDLLFIEEAAGGLGVERFVEIGVKNAPTVAGLATNTLKLPEYAHSTVEVLNAERDAAVLFASDTDPEPEPEAEESTAPVSAESEAAPAAEAAPAPAAAPAAPSGGPRPDDITFDAADATVGLIALSAKMRIDQIEALDSIESITDGASSRRNQLLVDLGSELNLGAIDGAAEADLGALKGQVSKLARTYKPFGPVLSDAINDQLRTVFGPSGKRPGYIAERVTKTWELGPGWAKHVTVEVALGTREGSSVRGGDLGGLHPGALATVADVDKVIDAAVAAVGARRGVPVSLPSAGGAGGGGVVDSAALNEFAEKVTGPDGVLASAARTILGQLGLDTPVGAPEAATDAELIDLVTTELGSDWPRLVAPAFDAKKAVVFDDRWASAREDLVKLWLAEEGDIDAEWPRLSERFEGAGHVVATQANWWQGKALAAGRTIHASLFGRIAAGAENPGTGRYSNEVAVVTGASKGSIASSVVGQLLDGGATVIATTSRLDDDRLAFYKELYRENARFGATLWVVPANMASYSDIDKLVEWVGSEQIESLGPQSIHLKDAQTPTLLFPFAAPRVAGDLSEAGSRSEMEMKVLLWAVQRLIGGLSTIGAERDIASRLHVVLPGSPNRGMFGGDGAYGESKSALDALVNRWSAESSWAERVSLAHALIGWTKGTGLMGHNDAIVSAVEEAGVTTYSTAEMAAMLLNLCTVESKVAAANAPIKADLTGGLGDIKIDMAELAAKAREDMASAAAESEDDEDEGAISALPSPPRGHNPAPAPEWDDLDVDPADLVVIVGGAELGPYGSSRTRFEMEVSGELSAAGVLELAWTTGLVKWEDDPKAGWYDTTTGELVPESEIVERYHDAVVERCGIREFVDDGAIDPDHASPLLVSVFLDKDFSFVVSSEADARAFVSFDPEHTVARPVPDSSDWQVIRKAGTEIRVPRKTKLSRTVGAQIPTGFDPTVWGITPDMANSIDRVALWNIVATVDAFLSSGFTPTELMRWVHPSLVASTQGTGMGGMTSMQTMYHGNLLGRAKPNDILQEVLPNVVAAHVMQSYVGGYGAMVHPVGACATAAVSVEEGVDKIRLGKADLVIAGGFDDLTLEAIIGFGDMAATADTEMMRAKGISDSKFSRANDRRRLGFLEAQGGGTILLARGDLAAKMGLPVLAVVGYAQSFADGVHTSIPAPGLGALGAGRGGKDSQLARSLAKLGVGADDIAVISKHDTSTLANDPNETELHERLADSMGRSAGAPMFIVSQKTLTGHAKGGAAVFQMMGLCQILRDGVIPPNRSLDCVDDELATSGHFVWVRETLDLRGKFPLKAGLVTSLGFGHVSGLVALVHPEAFIASLDPAERDDYRKRAEQRTLAGQRRLAGAIAGGRSMYEKPADRRFDHDVPEKRQEAAMLLNADARLGEDDLYVR, encoded by the coding sequence GTGACGATCTATGAACACGACCGGGTGTCCTCCGGTCGCAACGACGACTCAGGATCCGACGGTCGGCAGGCTGACTCCACCCACGCTCTCGTCGACCGGCTGAGCGCCGGAGAGCCCTACGCCGTGGCCTTCGGCGGCCAGGGCAGCGCCTGGCTGGAGACTCTTGAGGAGTTGGTGTCCTCGGCCGGTATCGAGACCGAACTGGCGACCCTGGCCGGCGAGGCCGAGCTGCTGCTCGAGCCCGTCGCCTCCGAGCTCGTGGTGGTGCGACCCATCGGGTTCGAGCCGCTGCAGTGGGTCCGGGCGCTGGCCGCCGAGGAGCCGGTGCCGTCCGACAAGCAGCTCACCTCGGCCGCCGTGTCGGTGCCGGGCGTGCTGCTCACCCAGATCGCCGCCGTGCGCGCGCTGGCCCGTCAGGGCATGGACCTGGCCGCCACCCCGCCGGTGGCCGTCGCCGGGCATTCCCAGGGCGTGCTGGCTGTCGAGGCTCTCGCCGCCAAGGGCGCCAATGATGTGCAGCTGCTGGCACTGGCGCAGCTGATCGGCGCCGCGGGCACCCTGGTCGCCCGCCGTCGCGGGATCACCGTGCTGGGCGACCGCCCGCCGATGGTGTCGGTGACCAACGCCGAGCCCGAGCGCATCTACGAACTGCTCGAAGAATTCAGCCAGGACGTCCGCACCGTGCTGCCGCCGGTGCTGTCCATCCGCAACGGCCGGCGCTCCGTTGTGATCACCGGCACACCCGAGCAGCTGTCGCGCTTCGAGCTGTACTGCAACCAGATCGCTGAGAAGGAAGAAGCCGAGCGCAAGAGCAAAGTCCGCGGTGGCGCGGTCTTCGCTCCGGTCTTCGACCCGGTGCAGGTCGAGGTCGGTTTCCACACGCCGCGCCTGGCCGACGGCGTCGAGATCGTCGGCCGCTGGGCCGAGGCCGTCGGCATCGACGTCAAGCTCGCCCGCGAGATGACCGAGGCGATCCTCGTCAGCCAGGTGGACTGGGTCGACGAGATCACCGAACTGCACGAGGCCGGAGCACGCTGGATTCTCGATCTGGGCCCCGGTGACATCCTGACCCGCCTGACCGCCCCGGTGGTCCGTGGCCTCGGCATCGGCATCGTGCCCGCCGCCACCCGCGGTGGCCAGCGCAACCTGTTCACCATCGGCGCCGTGCCCGAGGTGGCCCGCCCGTGGTCCAGCTATGCCCCGACCGTGGTCAGCCTGCCTGACGGATCGGTCAAGCTTTCGACCAAGTTCACGCGGCTCACCGGACGCTCGCCGATCCTGCTGGCCGGTATGACGCCCACCACAGTGGACGCCAAGATCGTCGCGGCCGCAGCAAACGCCGGTCACTGGGCCGAACTCGCCGGTGGCGGGCAGGTGACCGAGCCGATCTTCAACGACCGCATCGCCGAGCTGGGAGAGCTGCTGGAGCCCGGCCGGGCCATCCAGTTCAACACGTTGTTCCTCGATCCGTACCTGTGGAAGCTGCAGGTCGGCGGCAAGCGGCTCGTGCAGCGCGCCCGTCAGTCCGGCGCCCCGATCGACGGCGTCGTGGTCAGTGCCGGTATCCCGGACCTGGAAGAGGCCGTCGAGCTGATCGGCGAACTCAATGACCTCGGCATCAGCCACGTGGTCTTCAAGCCGGGCACCGTCGAGCAGATCCGTTCGGTCATCCGGATCGCGGCCGAAGTGCCGACCAAGCCGGTGATCGTCCACATCGAGGGCGGCCGCGCCGGTGGCCACCACTCGTGGGAGGACCTCGACGACCTCCTGTTGGCCACCTACTCCGAACTGCGCAGCCGGTCCAACGTCACCATCTGCGTCGGCGGTGGCATCGGCACTCCCGAGCGGTCCGCCGAGTACCTGTCCGGTCGCTGGTCGGCCACCCACGGCTACCCGCTGATGCCGATCGACGGCATCCTGGTCGGCACCGCGGCCATGGCCGCCCTGGAAGCCACCACCAGCCCGCAGGTCAAGCAGTTGCTGGTGGACACCAAGGGCACCGAGGCATGGGTCGGTGCGGGCAAGGCCTCCGGCGGCATGGCCTCGGGCCGCAGTCAGCTCGGCGCCGACATCCACGAGATCGACAACACCGCATCGCGTTGCGGCCGGTTGCTCGACGAGGTCGCCGGTGACGCCGACGCGGTGGCCGCTCGTCGCGACGAGATCATCGCCGCGATGGCCAACACCGCCAAGCCGTACTTCGGCGATGTCGCCGAGATGACCTACCTGCAGTGGCTGCGCCGCTACATCGAGCTGGCCATCGGCGAGGGCAACAGCACCGCAGACACCAAGCGGGACCACTCGCCGTGGCTGGACATCACCTGGCGTGACCGCTTCGAGCAGATGCTCAAGCGCGCCGAAGCCCGTTTGCACGCACAGGATTTCGGTCCGATCGAGACGCTGTTCGATTCCGCCGGCGACGGCGAGCGGCTGTTGGAGGACCCGAAGGCAGCGCTGACCGCATTGGTCTCGGCCTACCCCGACGCCGCGTCGGTGCAGCTGCACCCGGCCGACGTGCCGTTCTTCGTCGAGCTGTGCAAGACGCTGGGCAAGCCGGTCAACTTCGTCCCGGTGATCGACAAGGACGTGCGCCGCTGGTGGCGCAGCGACTCGCTGTGGCAGGCCCACGATGCGCGCTACGACGCCGATCAGGTGTGCGTCATCCCGGGCACCGCCGCGGTGGCCGGCATCACCCGGGTCGACGAGCCCGTCGGTGAGCTGCTGGACCGTTTCGAGCAGGCCGCCGTCGACGAGGTGCTGGCCGCCGGGGCCCAGCCGCAGGCCGTGCTGTCGCGCCGCCAGGGCCGCGACGATGTCACCGGTCCGCTGGCCGTGCTGCTCGATGCCCCCGACGTGTTGTGGGCCGGTCGCACCTCGGTCAACCCGGTGCACCGGATCGCGCCTGCCGCTGAGTGGTTGGTCCGCGAAGGGTCTGCAAAGCGTTCTGCTTCTCATCCGTCCACCGGGGCCCGGCTCGAGGTCGCCGACGAGCAGCACGTGGTGCTGTCGGTGCCGCTGTCGGGAACCTGGATCGACATCCGGTTCACCCTGACCGACGCCGTCCGTAGCGGTGGCGCACCGGTCGTCGAGGTCGCCGACGCCGCGACCGCGATGCGGTCGGTGCTCGCCATCGCCGCCGGGGTCGACGGTCCTGACGCGTTGCCGCCCGTCGTCGATGGAACCGCCACGGTCACCGTCGGCTGGAACCCCGAGCAGGTGGCCGACCACACCGGTGTCACCGCCACCTTCGGCGCCCCGCTGGCGCCGACGCTCACCGTCGTCCCCGACGCGCTGGTCGGCCGCTGCTGGCCCGCGGTGTTCGCCGCGATCGGCTCCGCCGCCACCGACTCCGGCTTCCCGGTCGTCGAGGGTCTGCTGAGCCTGGTCCACCTGGACCACGCCGCGCATCTCCTGGCCGCTTTGCCGACCGAGCCCGCCGAATTGACCGTCACCGCAACGGCTTCGGCCGCCACCGACACCGAGGTCGGCCGCGTTGTGCCGGTTTCGGTGACCGTGCGTAGCGCCGACGGCACAGAGCTCGCCAAGCTCGAAGAGCGGTTCGCCATCCGTGGCCGCACCGGCGAGGCCGAGCTGACCGACCCGGTTCGGGCCGGCGGTGCGATCTCGGACAACGCCACCGACACCCCGCGTCGTCGCCGTCGCGACGTCACGGTCGGCGCGCCCGTGGACATGCGGCCGTTCGCCGTGGTCTCCGGTGACCACAACCCGATCCACACCGACCGGGCGGCCGCACTGCTTGCCGGTCTGGAATCGCCGATCGTGCACGGCATGTGGCTGTCGGCCGCAGCGCAGCACGTCCTCACCGCCACCGACGGCAAGCCGGTTCCGCCGGCCAAGCTGGTCGGCTGGACCGCCCGCTTCCTGGGCATGGTCAAGCCGGGCGACGAGGTCGACTTCCGTGTCGACCGGGTCGGAATCGATGTCGGTGCAGAGGTTGTCGAGGTTCAGGCCCGCATCGGCTCCGAGCTGGTGATGGCTGCGACGGCCCGGCTTGCCGCACCCAAGACCGTCTACGCGTTCCCCGGCCAGGGCATCCAGTCCAAGGGCATGGGCATGGAGGTCCGGGCCCGGTCCAAGGCCGCCCGCAAGATCTGGGACAAGGCCGACAAGTTCACCCGCGAGACGCTGGGCTTCTCGGTGCTGCACGTGGTCCGTGACAACCCGACGTCGCTGATCGCCTCCGGTGTGCACTACGAGCACCCCGAGGGTGTGCTGTACCTGACGCAGTTCACCCAGGTCGCGATGGCCACGACGGCCGCCGCGCAGGTTGCCGAGATGCGTGAGCAGGGTGCGTTCGTCGAAGGCGCGATCGCCTGCGGTCACTCCGTCGGTGAATACACCGCACTGGCTTGTGTTTCCGGCGTGATCGAGCTCGAAGGTCTGCTGGAGGCGGTGTTCCACCGCGGCTCCAAGATGCACGACATCGTTCCGCGCGACGAGCGGGGCCGGTCCAACTACCGGCTGGCCGCGATCCGCCCGTCGCAGATCGACCTCGCCGACGAGGACGTGGAGAGCTTCGTCGCCGAGATCGCCGAGCGCACAGGTGAATTCCTGCAGATCGTGAACTTCAACCTGCGCGGCTCGCAGTACGCGATCGCCGGTACCGTGCGCGGACTGGAGGCGCTGGAGGAAGAGGTCGAGCGTCGTCGCGAGATCAGTGGCGGCAAGCGGTCGTTCATCCTGGTGCCCGGCATCGACGTGCCGTTCCACTCCAGCGTGCTGCGGGTGGGCGTGGACGACTTCCGGCGCAGCCTGGAACGCGTCCTGCCGCGCGACCGCGACCCGGAGCTGGTGGTCGGCCGCTACATCCCGAACCTGGTGCCCCGGCCGTTCACGCTGGACCGCGACTTCATTCAGGAGATCCGCGATCTGGTGCCGGCCGAACCGCTTGACGAAATCCTCGCCGACTACGACACCTGGCGTAACGAGCGGCCGATCGAGTTGTGCCGCAAGATCGTCATCGAGTTGCTGGCCTGGCAGTTCGCCAGCCCGGTGCGCTGGATCGAGACCCAGGACCTGCTGTTCATCGAGGAAGCCGCCGGCGGACTCGGTGTCGAGCGGTTCGTCGAGATCGGTGTGAAGAACGCGCCGACGGTCGCCGGACTGGCCACCAACACGCTGAAGCTGCCCGAATATGCCCACAGCACGGTCGAGGTGCTCAACGCCGAGCGTGACGCCGCGGTGCTGTTCGCCAGTGACACCGATCCCGAGCCGGAGCCCGAGGCCGAGGAAAGCACGGCACCGGTTTCCGCCGAATCTGAAGCCGCTCCGGCTGCCGAGGCGGCCCCGGCACCGGCAGCCGCCCCGGCTGCCCCGTCGGGTGGACCGCGGCCGGACGACATCACGTTCGATGCAGCCGATGCCACTGTCGGCCTGATCGCGCTGAGCGCCAAGATGCGTATCGATCAGATCGAGGCGCTGGACTCGATCGAGTCCATCACCGACGGTGCCTCCTCGCGTCGTAACCAGCTGCTGGTGGACCTGGGTTCCGAGCTGAACCTGGGCGCCATCGACGGTGCCGCCGAGGCGGATCTGGGCGCGCTCAAGGGACAGGTCAGCAAGCTGGCCCGCACCTACAAGCCGTTCGGTCCGGTGCTCTCGGACGCGATCAACGACCAGCTGCGGACCGTGTTCGGTCCGTCGGGCAAGCGCCCGGGCTACATCGCCGAACGCGTCACCAAGACCTGGGAGCTGGGTCCGGGCTGGGCCAAGCACGTCACCGTGGAGGTGGCGCTGGGCACCCGTGAAGGCAGCAGCGTTCGCGGCGGCGACCTGGGTGGCCTGCACCCCGGCGCGCTGGCGACTGTCGCCGACGTCGACAAGGTCATCGATGCCGCGGTGGCCGCGGTGGGCGCCCGCCGGGGCGTGCCGGTGAGCCTGCCCTCGGCCGGCGGTGCCGGTGGTGGCGGCGTGGTGGATTCGGCCGCGCTGAACGAGTTCGCCGAGAAGGTCACGGGCCCCGACGGTGTGCTGGCCTCGGCCGCGCGCACGATCCTGGGGCAGCTCGGTTTGGACACCCCCGTGGGTGCTCCCGAGGCTGCCACGGATGCCGAGCTGATCGACCTGGTCACCACCGAACTCGGTTCGGACTGGCCGCGCTTGGTGGCTCCGGCATTCGACGCCAAGAAGGCCGTCGTGTTCGACGACCGCTGGGCCAGCGCTCGTGAGGACCTGGTCAAGCTGTGGCTGGCCGAAGAAGGCGACATCGACGCCGAATGGCCGCGTCTCTCGGAGCGGTTCGAGGGCGCCGGACATGTCGTTGCCACGCAGGCCAATTGGTGGCAGGGCAAGGCTCTGGCCGCCGGCCGCACCATCCACGCCTCGCTGTTCGGTCGCATCGCGGCCGGTGCGGAAAACCCGGGAACCGGTCGGTATTCCAACGAGGTCGCCGTGGTGACCGGTGCGTCGAAGGGCTCGATCGCCTCCTCGGTCGTCGGGCAGCTGCTCGACGGCGGCGCCACCGTCATCGCCACCACCTCGCGTCTGGACGACGACCGGTTGGCGTTCTACAAGGAGCTCTACCGCGAGAACGCCCGTTTCGGCGCCACCCTGTGGGTGGTCCCTGCCAACATGGCGTCTTACTCGGACATCGACAAGCTGGTCGAGTGGGTCGGTAGCGAGCAGATCGAAAGCCTTGGGCCGCAATCGATCCACCTCAAGGATGCGCAGACCCCGACGCTGCTGTTCCCGTTCGCCGCACCGCGCGTGGCCGGGGACCTGTCGGAGGCGGGTTCACGCTCCGAGATGGAGATGAAGGTCCTGCTGTGGGCCGTGCAGCGGCTCATCGGCGGGCTGTCGACGATCGGTGCCGAGCGTGACATCGCCTCGCGTCTGCACGTGGTGCTGCCGGGCTCGCCCAACCGCGGCATGTTCGGTGGCGACGGTGCCTACGGCGAATCCAAGTCCGCGCTCGACGCGCTGGTGAACCGGTGGAGCGCCGAATCATCGTGGGCCGAGCGGGTCAGCCTGGCGCACGCGCTGATCGGCTGGACCAAGGGGACCGGGCTGATGGGTCACAACGACGCCATCGTCAGCGCGGTCGAGGAGGCCGGTGTCACCACGTACAGCACCGCGGAGATGGCAGCCATGCTGCTGAACCTGTGCACGGTGGAGTCCAAGGTCGCCGCGGCCAACGCGCCGATCAAGGCGGACCTGACCGGTGGTCTCGGTGACATCAAGATCGACATGGCCGAACTGGCTGCCAAGGCCCGTGAGGACATGGCAAGCGCCGCAGCCGAATCCGAGGACGATGAGGACGAGGGTGCTATTTCGGCACTGCCGTCCCCGCCGCGCGGTCACAACCCGGCGCCGGCGCCGGAGTGGGACGACCTGGACGTCGACCCGGCCGACCTGGTGGTCATCGTCGGTGGTGCCGAGCTCGGGCCCTACGGCTCGTCGCGCACCCGCTTCGAGATGGAGGTCTCCGGCGAGCTGTCGGCGGCCGGTGTGCTGGAGCTGGCCTGGACGACCGGCCTGGTCAAGTGGGAAGACGATCCCAAGGCAGGCTGGTACGACACCACGACCGGTGAGCTGGTTCCCGAATCCGAGATCGTGGAGCGTTACCACGACGCCGTGGTGGAACGTTGCGGCATCCGCGAGTTCGTGGACGACGGTGCGATCGATCCCGATCACGCCTCGCCGCTGCTGGTCAGCGTGTTCCTGGATAAGGACTTCAGCTTCGTGGTGTCCAGCGAGGCCGACGCCCGGGCGTTCGTGTCCTTCGATCCTGAGCACACGGTGGCCCGGCCGGTGCCGGACTCCAGCGACTGGCAGGTGATCCGCAAGGCGGGCACCGAGATTCGGGTGCCGCGTAAGACCAAGCTGTCCCGGACCGTCGGCGCGCAGATCCCAACCGGGTTCGACCCGACGGTGTGGGGCATCACCCCGGACATGGCCAACTCGATCGACCGGGTTGCGCTGTGGAACATCGTGGCGACCGTCGATGCGTTCCTGTCCTCGGGCTTCACCCCGACCGAGCTGATGCGCTGGGTGCATCCGAGCCTGGTGGCCTCCACGCAGGGCACCGGCATGGGCGGCATGACCTCGATGCAGACCATGTACCACGGCAACCTGCTGGGCCGGGCCAAGCCGAACGACATCCTGCAGGAGGTGCTGCCGAACGTCGTTGCGGCACATGTCATGCAGAGCTACGTCGGCGGCTATGGCGCGATGGTCCACCCGGTCGGCGCCTGCGCCACCGCGGCCGTCTCGGTCGAGGAGGGTGTGGACAAGATCCGCCTCGGCAAGGCCGACCTGGTGATCGCCGGCGGATTCGACGACCTGACCCTGGAAGCGATCATCGGCTTCGGTGACATGGCGGCCACCGCCGACACCGAGATGATGCGCGCCAAGGGCATCAGCGACTCGAAGTTCTCCCGCGCCAACGACCGTCGTCGCCTGGGCTTCCTGGAAGCCCAGGGCGGTGGCACGATCCTGCTGGCCCGCGGCGACCTCGCCGCCAAGATGGGCTTGCCGGTGCTGGCCGTCGTCGGTTACGCGCAGAGCTTCGCCGACGGTGTGCACACCTCGATCCCGGCTCCGGGCCTTGGCGCCCTGGGCGCCGGGCGTGGCGGCAAGGATTCGCAGCTGGCCCGCTCGCTGGCCAAGCTGGGGGTGGGTGCCGACGACATCGCGGTGATCTCCAAGCACGACACCTCGACGCTGGCCAACGATCCCAACGAGACCGAGCTGCACGAGCGGCTGGCCGACTCGATGGGACGCTCGGCCGGTGCCCCGATGTTCATCGTCAGCCAGAAGACGCTGACCGGGCACGCCAAGGGCGGCGCGGCCGTGTTCCAGATGATGGGTCTGTGCCAGATCCTGCGCGACGGCGTCATCCCGCCGAACCGCAGCCTGGACTGCGTCGACGACGAGCTGGCCACCTCCGGCCACTTCGTCTGGGTGCGCGAAACCCTCGACCTGCGCGGCAAGTTCCCGCTCAAGGCCGGTCTGGTCACCAGCCTCGGGTTCGGTCACGTGTCCGGCCTGGTTGCCCTGGTGCACCCGGAGGCGTTCATCGCGTCGCTGGATCCGGCCGAGCGCGACGACTACCGCAAGCGGGCCGAGCAGCGCACGCTGGCCGGTCAGCGCCGGTTGGCAGGGGCGATCGCCGGTGGGCGGTCGATGTACGAGAAGCCTGCCGATCGCCGGTTCGACCACGACGTGCCGGAGAAGCGTCAGGAAGCGGCGATGTTGCTGAACGCCGACGCCCGCCTCGGTGAGGACGATCTGTATGTGCGGTGA
- the acpS gene encoding holo-ACP synthase AcpS, protein MAIVGVGIDLVSIPDFAEQVDRPGTVFAETFTPGERRDAADKSSSAARHLAARWAAKEAVIKAWSSSRFSKRPALPEGIHRDIEVVTDMWGRPKVRLSGEIAKHLETVTIHVSLTHEADTAAAVAIIEEP, encoded by the coding sequence ATGGCGATTGTGGGAGTAGGCATCGATCTGGTTTCCATACCTGATTTCGCTGAGCAGGTGGACCGGCCGGGAACCGTATTCGCCGAGACGTTCACGCCAGGTGAGCGCCGGGACGCCGCGGACAAGAGTTCGTCGGCGGCCCGGCACCTGGCGGCCCGGTGGGCGGCCAAGGAGGCCGTGATCAAGGCGTGGTCGAGCTCACGGTTCTCCAAGCGCCCGGCCCTGCCGGAGGGGATCCACCGCGACATCGAGGTGGTCACCGACATGTGGGGCCGGCCCAAGGTGCGGCTGTCCGGTGAGATCGCCAAGCACCTTGAGACCGTGACCATTCACGTCTCGCTCACGCACGAGGCGGACACCGCCGCCGCGGTGGCGATCATCGAGGAGCCCTAA